Proteins encoded together in one Papaver somniferum cultivar HN1 unplaced genomic scaffold, ASM357369v1 unplaced-scaffold_117, whole genome shotgun sequence window:
- the LOC113329757 gene encoding serpin-Z2B-like — protein sequence MLNTADTVSMFQVDGNEEDLTQNIHSKLHVSNVYRKCFVELDEVGTEAAASAAVIWDIGSAICSPTPPPPMVDFVADHPFMFIIREEKSGAVFFMGHVFNPLSN from the coding sequence ATGTTGAATACTGCTGATACTGTTAGTATGTTTCAAGTTGATGGTAATGAGGAAGATCTGACTCAGAATATTCATAGTAAGCTTCACGTTTCAAACGTTTATCGCAAGTGTTTTGTTGAACTTGATGAGGTTGGAACCGAAGCTGCTGCTTCGGCTGCTGTCATTTGGGATATTGGTTCTGCCATATGTTCTCCAACTCCCCCTCCTCCTATGGTCGATTTCGTAGCGGATCATCCATTCATGTTCATAATCAGAGAGGAGAAAAGTGGTGCTGTGTTTTTCATGGGACATGTCTTTAATCCTCTATCAAACTAG
- the LOC113329758 gene encoding pentatricopeptide repeat-containing protein At1g12620-like: MALRPTTDVYNALLEGLYWDGRINTAKRIFNEMQRSAEKFLNERAFASHFPDVVTYILILNGIFQNGKMEEAVKLFESMESPVDIDMYNILIHGFCQAGRLENARKLFNHIPRKRLVPNVVTYNTMIRGLFSNKMFLEAAKLIIKTEEEGCLPNSKTYDTIINGFLGGKETGKALQFLRKMYGRHFASSDSTVINGGSGGKETGNALQNLRNMLKNLEETRKIFSPSDSIIYSLVKTFSADELKSL; encoded by the coding sequence atggcACTGAGACCAACAACTGATGTTTACAATGCACTATTAGAGGGACTATATTGGGATGGCAGAATAAACACTGCAAAGAGGATTTTTAATGAGATGCAACGTTCTGCAGAGAAGTTTCTTAATGAGAGGGCATTTGCTTCTCATTTTCCAGATGTAGTTACATACATCCTTATATTAAATGGTATTTTCCAGAATGGGAAAATGGAGGAGGCAGTAAAATTATTTGAATCCATGGAAAGTCCTGTTGATATTGACATGTACAACATTCTTATTCATGGTTTTTGTCAGGCTGGCAGGTTGGAAAATGCAAGAAAACTTTTTAATCACATTCCAAGAAAAAGATTAGTTCCTAATGTGGTAACATACAACACAATGATCAGAGGTCTATTTTCTAACAAGATGTTCTTGGAAGCTGCCAAATTAATCATCAAAACTGAAGAGGAAGGTTGTTTACCAAATTCTAAAACATATGATACCATCATCAATGGTTTTTTAGGAGGAAAAGAGACAGGAAAGGCATTGCAGTTTCTTCGCAAGATGTATGGAAGACACTTTGCATCAAGTGATTCTACCGTCATCAATGGTGGTTCCGGAGGAAAAGAGACTGGCAACGCATTGCAGAATCTTCGCAATATGCTAAAAAATCTGGAAGAAACTAGAAAAATCTTTTCACCAAGCGATTCTATTATTTATTCTTTGGTAAAAACTTTCTCTGCAGATGAGCTaaaaagtctttaa